A genomic region of Bactrocera dorsalis isolate Fly_Bdor chromosome 3, ASM2337382v1, whole genome shotgun sequence contains the following coding sequences:
- the LOC105228983 gene encoding protein PTHB1, whose translation MSLFNVCNWWHTQCSDLEENYDVASLLCARFGLDDNEKDYVVVGSHSGNLSIFNPRLEQNRHIEDGNAFRPTDLLLEVNLKQPILGIYAGRFSGGQMADEKQNQLAVLHPRSVVIYKLNAIGGVAEHGAQLRLQSLADYKLKRGALALTKGSFGRVKGREFFCITHLDGTLTFHEQDGILYECQLPGNRALPVPVVYCERTDSFLRFTAGWNLECFTYQDLSHSSLNRAEFKPSWSVCIGEGIVDMCVVQAKSNSATIMVLGERNFISLTDDGLVDFILKLDYTPSCFYSFVVGYYWEPGARLITAIASDTGKLFIYEGANIIWAAQYKDDPPVAIQRSNLYGLPGGIVALGATGQLRIGYLGSEPFVFKVPSVTMEDLSFTEAHKELQQLEEEIKAAVDVTDLEDIDKRAAEDVRIQFTIKTETSEDADVLLLDVPAHVAVKELPACTGILKLRCKIDLAELQVVFNTAEGVRCSQDTLTYVDMTADRVETLELEFYVDDLLHMHTARVDVVVSFISVKGIPRVLQQSAYLPLNMFYKTRQPQKSAGIKLTYNIMSKSLTPKLSTFFPEFVTSESDSHALGLLLLCPGDEKCEEVVTIVLAKNSNRIRIQSDTLETFPMILERIMRVALEHAQDSIPLKGKRVKNAINSKVKTLMANPVLPIHAILSKIDLHRETQENIRKQTLELDKLLQQFKTLQRKLQDQPEDESKETLVMQIEENYDHLIAEGDKLMEIRKLEKIQRCDLTCAISVATSLIGALRMEEKLVNVICSVLCTPIEDWTELSWEESMSPGIDMLYHYGPLNRVKNSEGINAIETNVTHENFDYNRFRRHILSILERIQRIASAEEATVEETATAAADERAQSNGVDISGLNELLEVLPSEQGLAKIRMVRRSTLEAVEDDEEEDEDDLRKVGYKKEYGNQQNKSGENSDWVNEDYELPTSEELFSDLGIWW comes from the exons TCTGGAGGAGAACTACGACGTGGCCAGTTTGCTGTGCGCCCGCTTCGGACTCGATGACAATGAAAAAGATTATGTGGTAGTCGGCTCGCATAGCGGCAATTTGAGCATTTTCAATCCGCGTCTGGAACAAAATCGACACATCGAAGATGGCAATGCCTTTCGGCCGACCGATTTGTTGCTGGAAGTGAACCTAAAACAGCCCATATTGGGCATATATGCGGGACGCTTCAGTGG TGGTCAAATGGCTGATGAGAAGCAGAATCAACTGGCCGTGCTGCATCCGCGTTCGGTGGTCATTTACAAGCTAAACGCGATTGGCGGCGTTGCTGAGCATGGCGCGCAATTGCGTCTACAATCCCTAGCCGACTATAAGCTGAAGCGTGGCGCTTTAGCTTTAACCAAAGGCTCGTTTGGGCGCGTCAAAGGACGTGAGTTCTTCTGCATTACACACTTGGATGGCACATTGACCTTTCACGAACAGGATGGCATTTTGTATGAGTGTCAATTGCCGGGCAATCGTGCATTGCCAGTACCGGTGGTCTATTGCGAACGGACCGACAGTTTCTTACGTTTTACAGCCGGTTGGAATTTAGAGTGCTTTAC CTATCAAGATCTGTCCCACTCTTCGCTTAATCGTGCCGAGTTCAAGCCGTCATGGTCGGTGTGTATTGGTGAGGGGATTGTGGATATGTGTGTGGTACAGGCGAAGTC CAACTCCGCTACGATTATGGTTTTAGGCGAGcgcaattttatttctttaaccgATGATGGTCTTGTGGACTTCATACTGAAGTTGGATTATACACCAAGTTGCTTTTACTCGTTTGTGGTCGGCTATTACTGGG AGCCCGGTGCACGTCTAATCACCGCTATCGCTTCCGACACGGGGAAACTCTTCATTTACGAGGGTGCTAACATCATTTGGGCTGCTCAATACAAAGACGACCCACCGGTCGCAATACAACGTTCCAATTTGTATGGATTACCTGGCGGTATTGTGGCACTCGGTGCCACAGGTCAATTGCGTATTGGCTATCTCGGCTCCGAACCATTTGTCTTCAAGGTGCCATCGGTCACTATGGAAGATCTAAGCTTTACCGAGGCACATAAGGAGCTGCAACAGTTGGAGGAGGAAATCAAAGCGGCGGTCGATGTGACAGACCTGGAAGATATAGACAAACGTGCGGCTGAAGATGTGCGCATACAGTTCACCATCAAAACGGAGACTAGTGAAGATGCAGACGTACTGCTACTGGACGTACCAGCGCATGTAGCAGTTAAGGAGCTGCCCGCCTGTACGGGCATACTAAAGTTGAGATGCAAAATCGATTTAGCTGAGTTACAAGTCGTTTTTAACACAGCCGAGGGTGTACGTTGTAGCCAGGATACGCTTACATATGTGGACATGACGGCCGATCGGGTGGAGACATTAGAATTGGAGTTCTATGTGGACGATCTATTGCATATGCACACGGCGCGTGTAGACGTGGTCGTTTCGTTCATTAGTGTCAAA GGCATACCACGCGTCTTGCAGCAGTCCGCCTATTTACCATTGAACATGTTCTATAAAACGCGCCAGCCACAGAAATCCGCTGGCATAAAACTAACCTATAATATTATGTCGAAGTCATTGACACCCAAATTATCCACATTCTTTCCTGAGTTCGTCACTTCGGAAAGCGATTCGCATGCGTTAGGTCTGCTTCTGCTCTGCCCTGGTGATGAGAAATGCGAGGAAGTTGTGACTATTGTTCTAGCGAAGAACTCAAACCGTATAAG AATACAATCAGATACTTTGGAAACATTTCCAATGATATTGGAACGTATAATGAGAGTAGCTTTGGAGCATGCTCAAGACTCCATCCCTTTGAAAGGAAAGCGTGTCAAAAATGCCATAAATTCCAAGGTGAAAACACTCATGGCTAATCCAGTGTTACCCATTCATgcaattttaagtaaaattgatCTGCATCGGGAGACACAAGAGAATATACGCAAGCAAACG CTGGAGTTGGATAAACTTTTGCAGCAATTTAAGACTCTGCAACGTAAGCTGCAAGATCAGCCTGAAGATGAGTCGAAAGAAACTTTGGTCATGCAAATAGAGGAGAACTACGATCACTTGATTGCGGAAGGTGATAAGCTAATGGAAATAAGAAAGTTGGAAAAGAT ACAACGTTGTGATCTCACTTGCGCAATTTCTGTGGCCACCTCACTCATTGGAGCCCTACGCATGGAGGAGAAATTAGTGAATGTTATTTGTTCTGTACTTTGTACGCCAATCGAGGATTGGACGGAGCTG AGTTGGGAGGAATCAATGTCACCCGGCATCGATATGCTCTATCATTATGGTCCCCTGAATCGTGTGAAGAATAGCGAGGGTATAAATGCTATCGAAACCAATGTGACGCATGAAAATTTCGATTATAATCGATTTAGACGTCATATACTCTCCATATTGGAACGCATACAACGCATTGCTAGTGCAGAAGAGGCGACTGTCGAGGAAACCGCGACAGCTGCCGCAGATGAGCGAGCGCAGTCGAATGGAGTCGATATCAGTGGACTTAATGAATTGCTTGAAGTTCTGCCCAGTGAACAGGGTTTAGCTAAAATCCGCATGGTAAGACGAAGTACACTGGAGGCGGTAGAGGAtgatgaagaagaagatgagGATGATTTACGTAAAGTTGGCTATAAAAAGGAGTATGGTAATCAACAGAATAAGTCGGGTGAGAACTCGGATTGGGTGAATGAGGATTATGAGTTGCCGACGTCGGAAGAGTTATTCAGTGATTTGGGTATTTGGTGGTAG
- the LOC105229008 gene encoding antigen 5 like allergen Cul n 1-like has product MFLVPTNLLYFGSLLLAISAVSSYGQRKLDWCDPALCPNGKWHVACDHNGRFGDNCPEDALLYDLRSYREHILHEHNKRRNFVALGQLPGYYPAARMATMVWDEELAYLASLNIKMCYVEHDDCNNSYRFPTVGQNLSGVDRRRDLDASVTDIMAMSMGLWFGEYPLIDSNYIRSFRVSSNFEKYGHFAEMMIDRNTHVGCAMSRYTHPTYPFLYIYNTACNYASKYALETPVYRVGEPASECETGPNPNYPGLCSKREKFNPNYD; this is encoded by the exons ATGTTTTTGGTACCCACAAATTTGCTTTACTTCGGTTCATTACTCCTGGCGATCTCTGCGGTTTCATCCTATGGACAGCGAAAATTGGACTGGTGCGATCCGGCGCTTTGTCCGAATGGCAAGTGGCATGTGGCGTGCGATCACAATGGT CGTTTCGGCGATAATTGCCCCGAAGATGCTTTACTCTACGATCTGCGTTCATATCGTGAGCACATACTGCACGAACACAACAAGCGACGCAATTTCGTAGCACTCGGCCAATTGCCCGGCTATTATCCAGCTGCGCGTATGGCAACCATGGTGTGGGACGAAGAACTCGCCTATCTCGCGtcgttaaatataaaaatgtgctATGTGGAGCATGACGACTGCAACAATTCCTATCGTTTTCCAACTGTGGGACAAAATCTCTCTGGCGTCGATCGACGACGCGACTTGGACGCCAGTGTAACCGATATAATGGCAATGTCAATGGGTTTGTGGTTCGGTGAATACCCGCTCATCGATAGCAACTACATAAGGTCTTTCCGCGTTTCATCGAATTT TGAGAAGTATGGTCACTTTGCGGAAATGATGATCGATCGCAACACGCATGTCGGCTGCGCCATGTCACGCTACACACATCCCACCTACCCGTTCCTCTACATCTACAATACGGCTTGCAATTATGCCAGCAAGTATGCGCTGGAAACGCCTGTTTATCGTGTGGGCGAACCCGCATCGGAATGCGAAACCGGCCCCAATCCGAATTATCCAGGCCTCTGCTCGAAGCGAGAGAAATTTAATCCCAATTATGATTAA
- the LOC105229009 gene encoding antigen 5 like allergen Cul n 1 gives MTKMFSKFASIHFLLCFAFVTVIEVKSSKLSWCDPELCPNGKQHIACGHDGRFTAACPDDAVMIDLRSYKKEILHEHNKRRNFVALGELPGYYPASRMATMVWDEELAFLAALNLKMCYVEHDECNNTPRFANVGQNLSGVAYQRQGVSISEVISRSMGLWFGEYPLINSNYITKFRVSSKFEQYGHFAEFVVDRNTHVGCAVIRYTNPSFPFFHIYNMACNYASKYAIGVPVYSVGEPASECETGSNRNYPGLCSTKEKYNPNYQY, from the exons atgacaaaaatgttttcgaaatttgcTTCCATACATTTTTTGCTCTGTTTTGCTTTCGTCACCGTCATTGAGGTGAAATCAAGCAAATTATCGTGGTGTGATCCCGAGTTGTGCCCAAATGGAAAGCAGCACATTGCATGTGGACATGATGGT aGATTCACCGCTGCCTGCCCCGACGACGCTGTCATGATAGATTTGCGCTCGTACAAAAAGGAAATCCTACACGAGCACAATAAACGGCGTAACTTCGTAGCGCTCGGTGAGTTGCCCGGCTATTATCCCGCTTCGCGCATGGCCACCATGGTGTGGGATGAAGAGCTCGCCTTTCTGGCGGCGCTCAACTTGAAAATGTGTTATGTGGAGCACGACGAGTGCAACAACACCCCTCGCTTTGCGAACGTGGGACAAAATCTTTCTGGCGTGGCCTACCAGCGGCAGGGCGTTAGCATCAGCGAAGTGATAAGCCGTTCGATGGGTTTGTGGTTTGGCGAATATCCATTGATCAACAGTAATTATATAACGAAATTTCGCGTCTCATCGAAATT CGAACAATATGGCCACTTTGCGGAGTTCGTGGTTGATCGTAATACGCATGTTGGCTGTGCTGTTATCCGTTATACCAATCCTTCATTTCCCTTCTTCCACATCTACAATATGGCCTGCAATTATGCGAGTAAATATGCTATTGGTGTTCCAGTCTATAGTGTTGGTGAGCCAGCGTCGGAATGTGAAACTGGTAGTAATCGGAATTATCCTGGTTTATGTTCGACAAAGGAGAAATACAATCCAAACTATCAATATTAG